Proteins encoded together in one Falco peregrinus isolate bFalPer1 chromosome 2, bFalPer1.pri, whole genome shotgun sequence window:
- the DUSP4 gene encoding dual specificity protein phosphatase 4, with translation MVATEGLREMEGSALRRLVCRDEAGGPGRCLVLDCRPFLAHSAGHIRGALNVRCNTIVRRRAKGAVSLEQILPAEGEVRARLRAGLYAAVVVYDERSPRAEALRDDSTVALVVRALRRDTARADIRLLAGGYERFSSEYPEFCAKTKSLSNMSPPTSAEPLDLGCSSCGTPLHDQGGPVEILPFLYLGSAYHAARRDMLDALGITALLNVSSDCPNHFEGHYQYKCIPVEDNHKADISSWFMEAIEYIDSVKECCGRVLVHCQAGISRSATICLAYLMMKKRVKLEEAFEFVKQRRSIISPNFSFMGQLLQFESQVLATSYAVEAVSPSGTLRERGKATSTPTSQFVFSFPVSVGVHATPSSLPYLHSPITTSPSC, from the exons atGGTGGCCACCGAGGGGCTGCGGGAGATGGAGGGCAGCGCGCTGCGGCGCCTGGTGTGCCGCGACGAGGCCGGCGGCCCCGGGCGCTGCCTGGTGCTGGACTGCCGCCCCTTCCTGGCGCACAGCGCCGGCCACATCCGCGGGGCGCTCAACGTGCGCTGCAACACGATCGTGCGGCGGCGGGCTAAGGGCGCCGTCAGCCTGGAGCAGATCCTGCCGGCCGAGGGCGAGGTGCGGGCGCGGCTGCGCGCCGGGCTCTACGCCGCCGTGGTGGTGTACGACGAGCGCAGCCCGCGCGCCGAGGCCCTGCGCGACGACAGCACCGTGGCGCTGGTGGTGCGCGCGCTCCGCCGCGACACGGCGCGAGCCGACATCCGCCTCCTGGCAG GAGGTTACGAGCGCTTCTCCTCGGAGTACCCTGAATTCTGTGCAAAAACCAAGTCCCTGAGCAACATGTCGCCCCCCACCAGCGCCGAGCCCCTGGATTTGGGCTGCAGTTCCTGTGGGACCCCCCTTCATGACCAG GGTGGCCCTGTGGAAATCCTCCCCTTCCTCTACCTTGGCAGTGCCTACCACGCTGCCCGGCGGGACATGCTTGATGCGCTGGGCATCACAGCCCTGCTGAACGTCTCCTCAGACTGCCCCAACCACTTTGAGGGGCACTACCAGTACAAGTGTATCCCCGTGGAGGATAACCACAAAGCTGACATCAGCTCCTGGTTCATGGAGGCAATTGAGTACATTG ACTCTGTGAAGGAGTGTTGTGGCCGGGTCCTAGTCCACTGCCAGGCTGGGATCTCCCGCTCAGCCACCATCTGCTTGGCTTACCTGATGATGAAGAAGCGTGTCAAGCTGGAGGAGGCCTTTGAGTTTGTCAAGCAGCGCCGGAGCATCATCTCCCCTAACTTCAGCTTcatggggcagctgctgcagttcgAGTCGCAGGTGTTGGCCACCTCCTACGCAGTGGAAGCTGTCAGCCCCTCGGGGACACTGCGGGAAAGGGGCAAGgccacctccacccccacctcccagtTCGTCTTCAGCTTCCCAGTCTCGGTTGGTGTCCatgccacccccagcagcctcccATACCTGCACAGCCCCATCACCACGTCGCCCAGCTGTTAG